A region from the Cervus elaphus chromosome 10, mCerEla1.1, whole genome shotgun sequence genome encodes:
- the TVP23A gene encoding Golgi apparatus membrane protein TVP23 homolog A isoform X2 translates to MKQALVDDTEDVSLDFGNEEELAFRKAKIRHPVATFFHLFFRVSAIITYVGCDWFSKSFVGCFVTVLLLLSFDFWSVKNVTGRLMVGLRWWNQIDEDGKSHWIFEARKVSPDTVAATEAEARVFWLGLIVCPMIWIVFFFSSLFSLKLKWLALVIAGISLQAANLYGYVLCKMGGESDISKVTASFLSQTVFQTACPSDFQKPGLEGLEIHKH, encoded by the exons ATGAAGCAG GCCCTGGTGGATGATACTGAGGATGTGTCCTTGGACTTTGGCAACGAGGAGGAGCTGGCGTTTCGGAAAGCCAAGATCAG GCACCCAGTGGCCACATTTTTCCACCTGTTTTTTCGCGTGAGTGCCATCATCACCTACGTGGGCTGTGACTGGTTCAGCAAGAGCTTCGTGGGCTGTTTCGTCACCgtgcttctcctcctgtcctttgACTTCTGGTCTGTGAAG AATGTAACTGGACGACTCATGGTGGGCCTTCGCTGGTGGAACCAGATTGATGAAGATGGGAAAAGCCACTGGATTTTTGAAGCCAGAAAG GTCTCTCCAGACACGGTGGCTGCCACGGAGGCGGAAGCGCGGGTCTTCTGGCTCGGCCTCATCGTCTGTCCCATGATTTGGATCGTGTTCTTTTTTAGCTCCTTATTTTCCTTGAAGCTCAAGTGGCTG GCCCTGGTGATAGCTGGGATCTCTCTCCAAGCCGCCAACCTGTATGGCTACGTCCTGTGTAAGATGGGAGGCGAGAGCGACATCAGCAAAGTCACAGCCAGTTTTCTGTCCCAGACGGTGTTCCAGACG GCCTGTCCTAGCGACTTTCAGAAGCCTGGCCTCGAGGGGCTGGAGATTCACAAGCATTAG
- the TVP23A gene encoding Golgi apparatus membrane protein TVP23 homolog A isoform X1, with translation MPCGVTKRKWCKRFPRVLSSGTVRFGSAMRSHLILKCHGFGRQESSASKRHRHPVATFFHLFFRVSAIITYVGCDWFSKSFVGCFVTVLLLLSFDFWSVKNVTGRLMVGLRWWNQIDEDGKSHWIFEARKVSPDTVAATEAEARVFWLGLIVCPMIWIVFFFSSLFSLKLKWLALVIAGISLQAANLYGYVLCKMGGESDISKVTASFLSQTVFQTACPSDFQKPGLEGLEIHKH, from the exons atgccatgtggcgtgACCAAAAGAAAATGGTGTAAGAGATTCCCCAGAGTCTTGTCTTCTGGAACAGTCAGGTTTGGAAGTGCCATGCGATCACATCTAATTCTTAAATGCCACGGGTTTGGTCGCCAGGAGAGCTCGGCATCTAAAAGGCACAG GCACCCAGTGGCCACATTTTTCCACCTGTTTTTTCGCGTGAGTGCCATCATCACCTACGTGGGCTGTGACTGGTTCAGCAAGAGCTTCGTGGGCTGTTTCGTCACCgtgcttctcctcctgtcctttgACTTCTGGTCTGTGAAG AATGTAACTGGACGACTCATGGTGGGCCTTCGCTGGTGGAACCAGATTGATGAAGATGGGAAAAGCCACTGGATTTTTGAAGCCAGAAAG GTCTCTCCAGACACGGTGGCTGCCACGGAGGCGGAAGCGCGGGTCTTCTGGCTCGGCCTCATCGTCTGTCCCATGATTTGGATCGTGTTCTTTTTTAGCTCCTTATTTTCCTTGAAGCTCAAGTGGCTG GCCCTGGTGATAGCTGGGATCTCTCTCCAAGCCGCCAACCTGTATGGCTACGTCCTGTGTAAGATGGGAGGCGAGAGCGACATCAGCAAAGTCACAGCCAGTTTTCTGTCCCAGACGGTGTTCCAGACG GCCTGTCCTAGCGACTTTCAGAAGCCTGGCCTCGAGGGGCTGGAGATTCACAAGCATTAG